A region of the Pempheris klunzingeri isolate RE-2024b chromosome 21, fPemKlu1.hap1, whole genome shotgun sequence genome:
TGGTTGacatcattcagtcatttcaCCACACCGGCGATTCCTCTAATTAGTATATTCAGTTGAACTCGTCCCCCCTAATACAAGTCTGGTGTGGGTGAATCAACATGCAGCGTTGAAGTCACTCCAGAAGTTGTTCCAGTTAGCTTTGGAGCAAACCTTCAAAGGATTGTGGTCATGTGCAAGAGACAAACATCCCTCTCGCTCTGAGTCTATTTGCAGGAGAGATTTTCCAGTGAAGACAGGACATAATGCAAGTGGAGGCGACTAAATGAAGATCAAATTAGTCAAAAGTGCTCTGCTGAGAAACGTGGAGGTTGAACAGATGGGCAGTTAATGGAAGTGAAAGTCTGGGTAGAGCATACAGCAGAGGGGCGCACGCTGCAAAAAATCACTCTGATTCAGTCAATTACTTGCCTCAAGATAGATAAACCAGTTAAGAATCAACAAATCTTTACCCCTCATTTCTTGAGTCTAGGTCACATTGTGAGTCTGACTCACAGATTGCAGCTGAGAAGAAGTTCTGTGAAAACTTCGGGGAAAACCAGTGAGAGCTGAACTTGCTGTGCACTGAATCCGCGGACAACACTGACTAATGTGAAACCAGAGGACTGCCCAGATTACTGGTGATATGTGACACAACAACTGAGCATTGAAGTAGCTGGCATCAACACATTAAaaggtggaagagagagagtagtttgggggtggggggtggggggggggcagcaatATTACGATCACAGAgctaagctgctgctgccaaagaAGAAATACCAGCCTTGACATCATTGAGTGAGGGTGCGGCCAGAGGCACGATGTGGTTAAAAACTCGTAGCCCACAGAAATGCAAGGATACTTCTTTCTCCAGAGAAGTGGATGAAGGATGAAGATTTCCAagcaaatatgcaaatgttaTGCAGTCACAGAAGGAAGATGCATGTCAAATCCTGAGGAAGAGAAGAGCTGGGGACTTTATGCAGCAAGTAGCTGGATTTAGCCACTGGCTAATAAGCCAGTAGTTCAGGTTGATTTTCTCTGTCCAAAATGCACTGCTGTATTGTGTAACTAAGACATTGCATTGAATACCACTGTTTTATCTGAAGGGACACTCTCAAGGATGGATTTGGGATTACATCTCACTGCCAAAAAATTCAAATATGGCCGAGAGAAAGTGAGCTGACATGAGACAAACAACAACCCTCGTGGCCAATACGATAGAAATTCACATCAATCGTGCAAACATAgctgaaaatataataattgtaaattGTGCGTTATGAAAATTGACTTTTAGTAACCACCAACTCTGTTGGCATCAGATGAGTGTCAGAGGAAACACGTTGTACTGGACAAGAAACCATGTACACTACAGTAGAAACGATGTAATTATAGATATAATCATCTTACATAAGTGTCATGAATTATAGGGCTAAAAAGGGGAAGTTAGTGGTGATTTGCTCCTTAGCTGTGTGGGAAGTTGATGCAGTGAATATCATGAAATCAAAACCTGTAGGGACGTCCGATGAGTTTTTGCTTAAAAATCTGTCAATTGTTTCCAGAGTTTTCAATCCTCTTTGTGATTTGTGACATGATTTGACTGATGTGAGTTCAAAATTATCATTAAATGGAGGCAGATTTTTTAGTAGTGCGTCTCCTCTCCATATGGCACACGACTTTCGTCCTCGGAGAGATTACTGTGCGGTTTCCTGCAGCGATCCTGATAAGGCCAACTGTGTGCCTGTAGCGTGTGCTTTCGAACTGCggggaggagaaaggaaaaaaaaaagcatcatgcAACAGTGGTCCCTGTGGGGTAGCGTGTTGCGAAAGGCACATGTGGAGTGGGTATAGAGAAAGCGATCCGTCATTAAATGAAGATGCCGCACAGAAACCTAATATACACAGAATGAGGTGATCAATGAGCGCACAGTGCCAAGTGTTAGGACAGGCAAATGTCACACATTTCTCGAAGGGGAGATGTTTTTGAGGTTATTGGATGCCTTTTCTGTAGCCTCAGGAAATGTGTTACAAAGAAATGCATCTGAGACTGAAGATAAAAAGGTTTAAATAGACATTTCAGGCAAAAaggattcatttaaaatgaaatatcttaATGGGATCCATCCTGTAATGCTcattataaattatttaattcatattGTACCACTACAAATGCTGGTATAAACGTCTGATGGGGAACAAGAGACTAATCATAGTCACtctaaaattaaattataatacAGATAATCCTATTTTAAAGTTATGGTATCATATAACATGGTTTTCATGCCAAAATACGAGGCTACTGCCAGTGccttgttagcttagcttagcataaaggctggaatcagggggaaactgctagcctcATTCTGTCTAAAGCTAACAAAATCTGTTACTCAGCTTCCCGAATGataaaactattcctttaaaagaaACGTCGAAGTAATAGTTTAACATCATGAGATATATGTGCATTCGCTTTCTCGCAGAGAGTTCGGAGAGAAGATCGATACGACTCTTTTCAGCTAAGTGGCATCAatctgctcctctttctctgtgcaaGAAATAGAATAAGAGCATTTCCCAAAAGGTGGAACCATTCCTTTAATATCAATTGAGTCAttattgccaaaaaaaaaagaacttagAGGTCTGTTGAGTGTAGAATAATGCATACAGGCCACTGGCTCTGTCCATATTACTGTGTTCTATAATTAAGTCCATAAGAGGAGTGTGTCTTATCACCACTTGTTTGATTGTGCTTCTGCAGCCTGAGCCTTAATATTGAGCAGGAACTTAAAATAACATCAGTCAACCACCCGGTTAGTAAtactgagaaagagagagggggggggggggggggggttcatgAAATGAATATCCAGCCTTCCCACTCTCTACATGAAAGATGAGGCTGTGCTTCTGAAGTCACGGCTCCCTCTACAGTTTGTACAGTGGAAATTTTCCACCCAGTGCAGGAAAACAATCAAACAGACTGTGTTGAACAGTCGGGAGGACACAACGGAGACGCGTCCggggatcacacacacatccacagccCTGCTCGGGAGATGTGTGGCTCAATACAGCGGATACACAGATATCCCCACAGATACAGTAGGTCTACATGTGGAATATTCCTCATCCGGGAGGTTGATTCACTGTTTCCTGCGGACAACCCGAAAAATGTCTCATTCTTTGAATACTTAAGGAGTGACGACAACTTTCCTCTTCCCGGACTTCACCACACTAATCACGGGAGATAAaggaaaggcaaaaaaaaaattcaaagattCAACAATGCAATCAGATCAATTTCCTCATCAGGATTTGCAGTTTTAAGCACCAGGCAGTTTGGAGTCTCTGCAGCGGGGACACCGAGCGATGTTGTCTGCGGAGATGCGTGCTCTGCTGAGGCTCATGTCCGCGGATGTTGCAGCTCGGTCGGGCTGCACACGGTGCCTTTGGGTGGCTGTGATTGGACCGGACACAGACTGGGGCTGACTGATGTTTGTCcaaaaggaaatgttttggGGAGGAGATCAATATGAGTTGCTGGCGCACGAGAGGGGGGGAGATGTCTTCACATCACGAGCACAGGTATCACTGTGAGGACGGAGGAAAGCGTGCAGACATGAGGATTTCTATCTCTTGGATTTAAACTCAAACCCGACCAGTGAGATCTTCTTACCACcagacatgtgtgtgtatttaatgttttgatGCCTTTGCAAACTGTTACAAGCGGACATGGATAGTGTTTGTTCTTGCactaaagttttttttcccagactATCATGCACGAGACTTTGATATTGCATCATTTGTCTTATGATATAAGACTCTAACAAATGCATTTCATCTGAACTTTTACTCTGAAATAACACCTGAAGCTATGGGACATTACAAGAACATTTTgaaggacaaaaacaatcagTTTCCTAATTTTGGaattcagtaaaatgttttcacaaaTGCCCGGCAACATGGCAGTTAACTGGGTAGTGTACTCTGTCTTTTTACTCCCCCTGTTCGCAGTGGGGACGGCTTTCTCTGGGGTCTTCAAcgccacagacagagacattttTACAGATGATTTGCTGCAGGTCAAGCTCACACAAGGCAGAGTGACCGAGCATTGGAAACTCCAGTCGTCTGATTCCCATCCCAACCTATATTTTAACCAAGTGGATGTGTTGCACCTGAGGCAAAGGTCCTCCACCACCCACAGTCACATATTTAAAGTCATCCGAGCGGCTGCGCTCACCATGCTGTCTAACGTCCCCTTTTACATGCCCCCTGCAAAACATGTTGAGTTTACAAGCAAGTGGAATGAGATTTATGGGAACAACCTGCCTCCCCTGGCTCTCTACTGCCTGTTGTGCCCAGAGGACTCAGCTGCCCTGCAGTTTCTTATCAAGTTTATGGATAGGATGGCTGAATACCCAGACTGGAAGGTGACCAGTGCTCCAAATGATGAAGTCCCCATGGCGCACTCTCTCACTGGGTTTGCCACTGCTTAtgactttattttctcttacCTGGATGAGCGGAGGAGGGATGTTTACCTCAAGAAAATTCGCTCTGAGACAGAGGAGCTGTATGAGCTCTCAAAGTACAGAGGGTGGGGGAAACAGTATCTCCAAAATCATCAAACCACTAACATACTCGCCATCCTGACCGGTGCAATAGTAGTTGGTTCACATGACGACCCAGAGTCCATGATCTGGAAACAAGTGGCAGTGAACTACAtggaaaaaacaatgtttctcCTAAACCATGTTGTTGATGGGTCTCTGGATGAAGGAGTAGCCTATGGGAGCTACACAGCCAAGTCCATCACACAGTATGTCTTCTTAGCTCAGCGCCATTTCAACATTGACAATTTGCAGAACAACTGGCTGCGGGGACACTTCTGGTTTTATTACGCCACTCTCCTGCCGGGGTTTCAGAGAACAGTCGGCATCGCTGACTCCAACTACAACTGGTTTTATGGGCCGGAGAGTCAGCTTGTTTTCCTTGACACATTTGTCATGAAGAACGGAACGGGTAACTGGCTGGCTCAACAAATTAGAAAGCACCGACCCAAGGACGGTCCCATGGGGCAGTCCTCTGCACAGCGCTGGGCTACACTTCACACAGAATACATCTGGTACAACAACCACCTTACGCCGCAGCCTCCCCACAACTTTGGCAAAGCTAAGATGCACATTTTCTCTAACTGGGGTGTGGTTACTTACGGAGCAGGGCTACCCAACGGCCAGGGTAATACTTTTGTCTCCTTCAAGTCTGGCAAGCTGGGTGGCCGTGCAGTCTATGACATTGTCCATGACAAGCCTTACTCCTGGGTGGAGGGTTGGAACAGCTTTAACCCGGGCCATGAGCACCCGGACCAGAACTCTTTCACTTTTGCTCCCAATGGACAAGTATTTGTGTCTGAAGCACTTTATGGCCCAAAGTACAGCTATCTTAACAATGTTTTAGTGTTCAGCCCGTCTCCCACCAGCCAGTGTAACGGACCGTGGGAGGGTCAGTTGGGGGAGTGCGCTAAGTGGCTGCGCTGGACCGATGAGGGTGTGGGCGATGCCAGAGGAGAGGTGATTGTCGCCTCCTCACACAGGGACACCATGTTTGTGAGCGGGGAAGCGGTGTCTGCTTATTCCCCAGCCATGAGACTAAAGAGCGTATTCAGAGCCTTGGTTCTGCTCAATTCACAGACTCTGCTGGTGCTCGACCACGTGGAGAAGTGGAGCGATTCACCTGTGAAGTCCCTGAGTGCGTTTTTCCACAATCTTGACATTGACTTTAAATATGTTCCTTTCAGATTCATGGACAGATATAACGGCGCAATGATGGATGTGTGGGATGCTCATTATAAAATGTTCTGGTTCGACAGCCAGGGTCACAGCCCTGATACCAGGATACAAGAGGCAGAGCAGGCGGCTGAGTTTAAAAAGAGGTGGACTCAGTATGTCAACGTCACTTTTCCGATGACAGGCACAGTCAGCAGAGTAGCTTATGTGTTACATGGGCCATATGTCAAAGTGTCCAACTGTAGATTTATAGATAATAGCAAAAATGGAGTGAGGCTTTCTTTAACCATAAATAATACAGAGAAGATAGTTTCTATTGCTACAAACTATAAAGACATAGGAGCCAGGTTGGCTTATTTAGGATTTGGAGGTCACAGTAAAGTTGAGGATAGACATCAAATCACTCGATATGGCCTCGGAACACAGCTCATCCCCAAACAAATCAGCAGTGATAATCAGCTGTTTGATTTTGGATTCACAGTCAATGTGATAGCAGGGGTTGTTCTTTGTGTGGCCATAGGATTTCTGACCATGCAGAGAAAGTTTTATGTCTGCTTCAGCAGGCTGATGCGTTACgccctcctctctgtgctcaTTCTGTGGATAGCGGAGCTGCTTTTCGTGTCTAACAGCTGCGATCAGCTTCTCTGTGGGGTAAAATGGAAAGGTGCGGGTGCCAAAAACGaggtaaacaaacaaatcagacTGTACGAGCAGCACCGGCTCCCCCTCCCCACTGTCGTCATAACAACCCTTCCCGGCTCGGGATCAGAAATTCTCAAACACCTTTTCTACAACAGCTCAGACTTTGTTTACATTAGGGTTCCCACCGAGCACGTGGACATTCCTGAGACTGAGTTTGAGTTTGACTCTCTGGTCGACGCCTGTGAGTGGTCAAGGTCAGACGCCGTGCACGGACGTTTTAAAATTATTCAGGGCTGGCTGCACTCTCTTGTTCATAACACCAAGCTGCACCTGCAAAATATTCAGctggcagagagcagcagggtcAAACAGCCCCTGAGAGTCAGCCCCTCtagggacagaaagaaaagatcCAGGAGGAGAGAGCCGGCATCTGAGCTGAAGGGCAAACTTAGAGCCAGTGTGGACAGAGATGCAGAGTATGTAAGGGAGATGAGACGCCATGTTGCGGAGTACCCGAACGCCCGGGTGGTCCTCAACATGCGGAGTGGAAGCTGGGCTCTCAAATTGCCTTTCATTCAGGAGGTTGTGGGACCTTCCCTGAGGACAATCTACTTGGTGAGAGACCCTCGAGCGTGGATTTATCTCATGGTTTATAACAGCAAACCCAGCCTTTACTCCCTTAAAAACATCCCGCAGCACCTTTCCCTGATATTCAAGGAGGATGCTGTCAGTGATGGGTGCCCAACTGTGGCGGCAGAGTTTAAAGTAATCCAGAGGCTGCTGTCCCGGTCAGAGACAAACCCCATCCTGATACTGGCTCATCTGTGGCTGGCTCACACCGCAGCAGTGCTGAGGGTCAGCGAGGTCCTCTCTGAGGAGTCCTTCCTCCAAGTGAGGTTCGAGGACGTGGTTAACTTCCCGCAGGACACGGCGGAGAGCATACACACGTTTCTGGGGGTGCCCGTCTCCCCCGCAGCCCTCAACCAACTTATATTCACCACCTCCACGAACCTGTACAATCTGATGTATGaaggagacatttcaccagccaACATTAACATGTGGAGACAAAATATGCCTCGAAAGGACATCAGAATAATAGAGGACATATGTGGGACTGTGATGAAGAGGCTGGGTTACACCAGGTTTGCCAGTTAACCGACTGCTGCTGGTCAGCTGATATTGAGCTGTCTTGTTTACTGTAGCTGCCAATCTCATCAAGTTCTAtaaagttgtgtttgttttgcactgACCTTAAATTTTAGATGTTACAACTGCATTTCTACCTGTGTTCAAGAGTTATTCTGTTAGTTGTGTTTATTTGGATCTCTGTAAGATTGTTGTGCAGACTACAGCAACAGATGTTTGTGAAGGGAGgactattttacattaaaatagaaGGAAGGGAACTTATGTTGCTATTtttcttcctgcagcagctcttcgCACTTACTTGTAGCACTCTTTTATTGAATGAGACTTCAGACCTTTGCTGTCTTACACGCAGAGGTATGCCACTGAACTTTAGTGTACGTTAGCGTGTGTTATTGCAGCCTCCTTCAACAGCTCGGTTTCTCAGTGAAGCTTATTTACTTCATGTCTTAGTAAGAGATGAAAAATTAGAGTTTTTCCCAGCCCTAATCTGTGATGTCAGAGAGATGTTTTGTGCAAAATCCATATCTGTTTTAACTGGCattattttttggggggggagggggatcAAGAGATATTTACTGGTTTGGCACAGAAATGTTATGAAGCTCATTAAGAAGCAAGACTTGGTTATTGACAGTCTTCTAATTTGTAGCTATGGGAAAAAAATTTCAAGGTCTAATTTGGCTGTCATGAATTTAATGTCTGAACTCTGTGTGCTGTTTCCCTttaagactaaaaaaaaaaaatgctgcaatgTGTAGAGTTGTTTGCAAAgcggagaaaaaaagaagacagtaGTGCTTTATTGCTCTAATACAGACGTACGAATGAtatggattttattttcattatatagAGGGATTTTATTTGAAGCTCAACGATGTCATGACGGTTTGGTGGCTTAGCACTGTCACAGGGACTCCTTTGATTGTATGTGGGATTCAGTGCATTCTCCAAAGCTAAACTTTACTGTATGTACTCGATTAGCTTGGATATATAAAACTTCTGAAGATATATAAACCTCTAAAGATATTATGTCTAGGAGAAAGAAAGTTAGAAGTATTTATGGGTTCCAAAGACACATATCCCAAAGGATCAGGGATGAATATGATTATTATAACTCCCTTTGGCATTTATTGAATTAGATCAGAGAGAAGTGCTTAATAGGgatcaaactggaaaaaaaaaaaacctgtcagCCTTGACACATTTCTAGTCAAAGCAATTTCCAAAGCGTCCCCTTCAGCTACTCATATTAATCTGCAAAATGCCATAACTGAGTCTCACCCTGTGTTTTATGACTGTGCTATCCTCACAATAAGACCTGGAGGAAATGCAAACAGCACAAGTTCCCATTTCATGCCGTGGTCAATCAGATACCCAATGATCTTTTTGGGCCTTTGTCTTGAAAGAGTTCAGCGAGCCGCAGACTGAACAGGGGACGAATATTAAGTatagctaaagaaaaaaaaaaaaaaaagggggtcaGAGACCATTTCTACTCTGTGATGTTATGCTGTTTGGCCTGGGCAAAAATGTACACTCCTCAGTAACCTTTGATGCTGTCTTGCTCAAACACTTCTTGTACTGTAAATGGATCACATGTAACATGCAGATGGTACACTCAGTATAGGCTTTCTATTGCATctgtacacaaagaaacataTTGTGCCCATTTGGAAATATCCATCTTTCCTCAGCTAGAAACagtcctgtttgttttcttctctacGAACACTGAAACCCTTGACTGCCTGGAAAACCCGTTTGATGTTTGTGGTCTTTGAATGTGTAGACTTGGCAGACATGCTTTCACTTTGGTGTTGCAATCCTGTTACCAACTCTGTTTTGTATGTGCTCGTGGGGATATGGTTCCTTGCTTCTGTGGCCTTGAATTACAATCATTTCTTTATAATGGTTTTCTGTGGGCTCTGAAACAGGAGGTGGAGataatgtaaagaaaataataaattcataaatatatCGGCAAACAGTCTTTGTTTGGCTGCAGTGAATTAGCTTGCACTATGACAACAGGATGAACCATGTGGTTATATAACATCAGTAGCTGCAGATATCGTTGTTATACTCATGTTGAACTACTATTATCTATCACCGCAAAAGACATTAAGACGCAAAAGAACATTAATCTTAATTTGTTTATAGACTCGCTATGAATTCTGCTAACCCATTAATAAAACGTCTACTTATGCAGATGCCTCTCTGCTGCCGCAATATTGCAGCAGCGAAATCTCCATTTTATTAGACATGGATGACAGAAGCCTAATTGCTTATGTGGGTGACGCGCCTTACAAGGAGGGGCcaacaattaaaaacatgtcaggAAATTCTTAAGTCATGCTCCGACTGAGATGGGAACAGGAGCAGGCTTCCAGAGCACATGCCTCGTCTCATGTCTCAGAGCGGTCTCGATGAGTCAGTCATCTCATTACTCATTTGTTCTTGATCCCTCCTGTAACACTCTGACGCTTGGCAGGGTCCTCTGTGCCTAATCCTGCCATGCAGAGGCACGTCATTCACTGGAAAGCCAAAAGATGCAAAGAGACATTTCCCACCAAAAGTAGTAAAACTAAACACACAActataaaggaaaaaaaacttaaatcacAATGGTGCACAGGCACTGATGCATCAGTACTAACAATGTAataatttcatatataataatatatctgTCACAGTGGCCATGTCTCTGCAGAAGTAGTTTACGTCAGTGCTATTTATGCTTGAAGTTATAAACTTGTATACTTGCAGGGTTTTTGATGTAGGACTTTTACCTGTAATGGATTATTCTTCCATGGTTGTATcattacttttactgaagtaaaagctCTGAATATTTCCTCCACTACCAGCAGAACACTTGCTTTGACTTTCTAGCTGCAGGGTATCTGCACCACAGTCTATTTATGAACCATTTATTAACATCACCAACTGGAGACttgattgatttttgtaaaaaacccttttaaaacaacactaatattcaaattaacaaatgAGTAACTAGACATGATGggctttttttcaaatgttaattGATAGTTAATAAATTGATTGTAGTCCAAATACCCTGCAGCTAAAAAGACAGATCAAGTGCCCTGCTGAAGGAGGATAAACACGAGCCAGAGAGATTTTTTTACAACATCCCCTGAAATGCTTTCATTACTGTCTCATAACTAATCTATAAAGAATCAGCAAATGATTTGTTAACCATTCATTAGCCATTATTTTAAACCCCTTATAAGAAAGTATTACcaattttacatgttttagaAGGAACACTGATTACTTTATCGTTGGACTTCCCTGGAAAACTAATAAAGGTATTCATATGTTAAGCGTAAGCCTCAGGAAATAATCTCTGCCAATGAAATTTATTGGCATttggaaacagagaggaaaaaactaTATGTCGGAGTGGGTTTTCCCATCTGAAAATAACACTGTGAACGCTTTCTGCACCGACAGACAAATATGCTTTATGAAAACCTTTTGATGTCTGATCACAAGAGGCAGATTTGCAGAACTAATTTAAACTCGAAGGTTGCCTCATAGATTATCTTTGATGTTTGATAACCAATACATAATGATTGCATG
Encoded here:
- the LOC139220958 gene encoding dermatan-sulfate epimerase-like protein — its product is MFSQMPGNMAVNWVVYSVFLLPLFAVGTAFSGVFNATDRDIFTDDLLQVKLTQGRVTEHWKLQSSDSHPNLYFNQVDVLHLRQRSSTTHSHIFKVIRAAALTMLSNVPFYMPPAKHVEFTSKWNEIYGNNLPPLALYCLLCPEDSAALQFLIKFMDRMAEYPDWKVTSAPNDEVPMAHSLTGFATAYDFIFSYLDERRRDVYLKKIRSETEELYELSKYRGWGKQYLQNHQTTNILAILTGAIVVGSHDDPESMIWKQVAVNYMEKTMFLLNHVVDGSLDEGVAYGSYTAKSITQYVFLAQRHFNIDNLQNNWLRGHFWFYYATLLPGFQRTVGIADSNYNWFYGPESQLVFLDTFVMKNGTGNWLAQQIRKHRPKDGPMGQSSAQRWATLHTEYIWYNNHLTPQPPHNFGKAKMHIFSNWGVVTYGAGLPNGQGNTFVSFKSGKLGGRAVYDIVHDKPYSWVEGWNSFNPGHEHPDQNSFTFAPNGQVFVSEALYGPKYSYLNNVLVFSPSPTSQCNGPWEGQLGECAKWLRWTDEGVGDARGEVIVASSHRDTMFVSGEAVSAYSPAMRLKSVFRALVLLNSQTLLVLDHVEKWSDSPVKSLSAFFHNLDIDFKYVPFRFMDRYNGAMMDVWDAHYKMFWFDSQGHSPDTRIQEAEQAAEFKKRWTQYVNVTFPMTGTVSRVAYVLHGPYVKVSNCRFIDNSKNGVRLSLTINNTEKIVSIATNYKDIGARLAYLGFGGHSKVEDRHQITRYGLGTQLIPKQISSDNQLFDFGFTVNVIAGVVLCVAIGFLTMQRKFYVCFSRLMRYALLSVLILWIAELLFVSNSCDQLLCGVKWKGAGAKNEVNKQIRLYEQHRLPLPTVVITTLPGSGSEILKHLFYNSSDFVYIRVPTEHVDIPETEFEFDSLVDACEWSRSDAVHGRFKIIQGWLHSLVHNTKLHLQNIQLAESSRVKQPLRVSPSRDRKKRSRRREPASELKGKLRASVDRDAEYVREMRRHVAEYPNARVVLNMRSGSWALKLPFIQEVVGPSLRTIYLVRDPRAWIYLMVYNSKPSLYSLKNIPQHLSLIFKEDAVSDGCPTVAAEFKVIQRLLSRSETNPILILAHLWLAHTAAVLRVSEVLSEESFLQVRFEDVVNFPQDTAESIHTFLGVPVSPAALNQLIFTTSTNLYNLMYEGDISPANINMWRQNMPRKDIRIIEDICGTVMKRLGYTRFAS